The Candidatus Cloacimonas sp. genome contains a region encoding:
- a CDS encoding exodeoxyribonuclease III — protein sequence MQITIWSWNVNGLRAAINKGFIEIVKKEQPDILGIQETKLQEHQIPEELKALNDYLFYWSHGTRKGYSGTGLFTKLLPLSLDTEFGNPEFDCEGRINIAEYTKFIYFNIYFPNGQKDDERLNYKLRFYDRCLEVMEAKRATGKTILIGGDFNTAHHPIDLANPKENEKTSGFLPIERAWLSKIEEMGWVDTFRHFDQSPEQYTWWSYRTKARPRNVGWRLDYFWVNRECLKHIKKAGIRQDIEGSDHCPVYVELEI from the coding sequence TTGCAAATTACAATTTGGTCCTGGAATGTGAATGGATTGCGCGCTGCTATCAATAAGGGCTTTATAGAGATAGTTAAAAAAGAACAACCGGATATTTTAGGAATACAGGAAACAAAACTGCAGGAACACCAAATTCCGGAAGAACTTAAAGCACTGAATGACTATCTCTTTTATTGGTCTCATGGCACGCGCAAAGGTTATTCCGGAACAGGTTTATTCACTAAATTATTGCCTTTGAGCTTAGATACCGAATTCGGTAATCCGGAATTTGACTGTGAAGGCAGAATCAATATTGCCGAATATACAAAATTTATCTATTTCAATATCTATTTCCCGAACGGACAAAAGGACGATGAACGGTTAAATTATAAACTCCGGTTTTATGATCGTTGCCTGGAAGTGATGGAGGCAAAAAGAGCTACCGGAAAAACTATCCTTATCGGGGGAGATTTTAATACTGCTCATCACCCTATAGACCTTGCCAATCCTAAAGAAAACGAAAAGACCAGCGGTTTCTTACCTATTGAACGTGCCTGGCTATCTAAAATTGAGGAAATGGGCTGGGTAGATACTTTTCGCCATTTTGATCAAAGCCCTGAACAATATACCTGGTGGAGCTATCGGACAAAAGCCAGACCCAGGAATGTGGGTTGGCGACTGGACTATTTTTGGGTGAATCGGGAATGCCTGAAACATATTAAAAAAGCAGGAATCAGACAGGATATTGAGGGTTCGGATCACTGCCCCGTTTATGTAGAGCTGGAAATATAA
- a CDS encoding putative LPS assembly protein LptD: MKNTKLRLWLITFLFLTGLPLFAQREAFSSALPDTLALEIPDSLKIEVIKTDSLFYIADSINFNYNTEIIKLYGTPKINYQDTEIIADSLTVDVKKERAFSYGFTKMKDGEQLLLGSNVRFDVNTQTGILDEGRSLIEGAYYSGRELRKIDKDIYDIDGGTFTNCDLADPSYWFWAKQLRIYKGDKIVGKPVIGYVNHFPAFFFPFISIPIRQGRHPGFLIPSPDYNNVDGFVIRNLALYYPYRDYADFVLGFDIMEKTGWKGHFDSEYLKRYAFSGGFNASFQHNLNEYGTFDDWSLQGNHHQDLPEKSSLDANINFVSNKRIWESSSDVDQSLAQRLTSSISYSKPVGSSYLNAASYFTQDLINETASLSLPSASFYLSSRPVSELFNVSSDSWLSNFNYRYNVYLEHTGVLREKNYAFTDLFWNNTMDPADTTGQTFLNEHHFGIKQNAGISHSSNLFGWLTLGQNFDYSEAFMDRNRNDDKFARGNSWSASANARFNLYGLRNFKDFPITAIRHIVTPNIGYSYQPDTGKNSDLYSFGSIGISNSKETSNLSFGLDNTWQMKYGKKGNETKLNDILYWRIGTNANLKKKDKPFSNINHTLYFKPGSFSLGNLSLNDGKYTLSKIKLGYSSQYSAVQNPYQIHFKEMNLKNQYFAQGISLSGSAPYSKYFSPPKNRDFETFGNSDSLKTAMETLQEEYTSSSDWSLSISHNVYSDKDIFHSESSNLRTSLTCRITENWSLAYTNYYNLMTNNMLSQTFSLSRNLHCWKMDVNITLRNDYWDYRITLFNTLLPDALKFQTHDSKKY; this comes from the coding sequence ATGAAGAATACTAAACTGCGTCTCTGGTTGATAACTTTTCTATTCTTAACAGGTCTTCCGTTATTTGCACAACGCGAAGCATTTAGCTCCGCTTTGCCTGATACTTTGGCTCTGGAAATTCCTGACAGCTTAAAAATTGAAGTGATAAAAACGGATTCCCTGTTTTATATAGCGGATAGTATAAATTTTAACTATAATACGGAGATAATTAAGCTCTATGGCACTCCCAAAATCAACTATCAGGATACGGAAATAATTGCTGATTCGCTTACTGTGGATGTAAAAAAAGAGCGTGCTTTCAGCTATGGTTTCACGAAAATGAAAGATGGAGAGCAGTTACTTTTGGGTTCTAATGTCCGTTTTGATGTTAACACCCAAACCGGTATTCTGGATGAAGGACGCAGTTTAATTGAAGGGGCTTATTACAGTGGACGCGAACTTCGTAAAATAGATAAAGATATTTATGATATTGACGGTGGAACTTTTACCAATTGCGATTTGGCAGACCCGTCTTATTGGTTTTGGGCTAAGCAATTAAGAATTTATAAGGGCGATAAAATTGTCGGTAAACCGGTTATTGGCTATGTTAATCATTTCCCGGCATTCTTTTTCCCTTTTATCTCAATTCCAATCAGGCAAGGCAGACATCCAGGATTTCTAATTCCTTCTCCCGATTATAATAATGTTGATGGTTTTGTGATTCGGAATTTAGCTTTGTATTATCCCTATCGTGATTATGCCGATTTTGTTCTGGGTTTTGATATTATGGAAAAAACCGGCTGGAAAGGGCATTTTGATTCTGAATATTTGAAACGATATGCTTTTTCTGGTGGCTTTAATGCCTCTTTTCAGCATAATTTAAATGAATACGGCACTTTTGACGATTGGTCTTTGCAGGGAAATCACCATCAAGACCTTCCGGAAAAATCCTCTCTGGATGCCAACATCAATTTTGTAAGTAATAAACGGATTTGGGAAAGCAGCAGCGATGTAGATCAAAGTTTGGCACAGCGTTTAACTTCCAGTATTTCCTATTCCAAACCCGTTGGTTCTTCCTATTTAAATGCCGCAAGTTATTTTACTCAGGATTTAATTAATGAAACCGCATCTTTATCTTTGCCGAGTGCTTCTTTTTATTTGTCCAGCAGGCCTGTTTCAGAACTTTTCAATGTTTCTTCCGATTCCTGGCTCAGCAATTTTAATTACCGCTACAATGTTTATTTAGAGCACACAGGAGTTTTGCGGGAAAAGAATTATGCATTTACTGATCTCTTTTGGAATAATACTATGGACCCGGCAGATACAACCGGGCAAACTTTTTTGAATGAACATCATTTCGGGATAAAACAAAACGCAGGTATTTCTCATAGTTCCAATCTATTCGGTTGGTTAACCTTAGGGCAGAATTTTGACTATAGCGAAGCATTTATGGATAGAAACAGAAACGATGATAAATTTGCCAGAGGAAATTCCTGGTCTGCATCTGCCAATGCGCGATTTAATCTTTACGGTTTGCGTAATTTCAAAGATTTTCCCATAACCGCTATTCGGCATATTGTTACTCCCAATATTGGCTATTCTTATCAACCGGATACCGGTAAAAATTCCGATTTATACAGTTTCGGGAGTATCGGTATAAGCAATTCAAAGGAAACCTCAAATTTATCTTTCGGTTTAGATAACACCTGGCAGATGAAATATGGCAAAAAGGGCAACGAAACAAAGCTAAACGATATTTTATACTGGCGCATAGGAACTAACGCCAACCTGAAAAAAAAGGATAAACCCTTTTCCAATATAAATCATACGCTCTATTTCAAACCGGGTAGTTTTAGCTTAGGGAATCTTTCTTTAAATGATGGCAAATACACCCTCAGCAAGATCAAACTTGGATATTCATCACAGTATAGCGCTGTTCAGAATCCCTATCAAATCCACTTTAAGGAAATGAACTTGAAAAATCAATATTTTGCCCAGGGAATTTCCCTTAGCGGTTCAGCTCCTTACAGCAAATACTTCTCCCCTCCAAAAAATCGTGATTTTGAGACCTTTGGAAATTCGGATTCTTTAAAAACCGCTATGGAAACTCTCCAGGAAGAATATACCAGCTCCAGCGACTGGAGTTTATCCATCAGCCACAATGTTTATAGTGATAAAGATATTTTTCACTCGGAAAGCAGTAATCTACGAACCAGCTTAACTTGCAGAATAACGGAAAACTGGAGTTTGGCTTATACAAATTATTATAACTTGATGACTAACAATATGCTTTCCCAAACATTCTCACTGTCCCGAAACCTGCATTGCTGGAAAATGGATGTGAACATTACTTTGCGTAATGACTATTGGGATTATAGAATTACGCTGTTTAATACTTTGTTACCGGATGCATTAAAGTTCCAGACCCATGATAGTAAAAAATATTAA
- a CDS encoding HAD family hydrolase translates to MIVKNIKRAVFLDRDGVISPDDFGYLSNPAEYHLYPYTIEALTILKEMDFLLFVVTNQSGVARGYFTIQDLEKVLAKMRSLLSDGGIELTGVYYSPYYKNGIVPPYNIEHEDRKPGIGMFKKAYTDFPFRIEGSWMIGDRISDIGFGKNAHLKNILLLTGNGEKDFLNILENKDLRPDFVCENLLTAAKLIRDYKL, encoded by the coding sequence ATGATAGTAAAAAATATTAAGCGCGCTGTTTTTTTAGACCGGGACGGCGTTATCAGTCCTGACGATTTCGGCTATTTAAGTAATCCTGCCGAATATCATCTATATCCCTATACCATTGAGGCATTAACAATACTTAAAGAGATGGATTTTTTGCTTTTTGTGGTTACCAATCAATCCGGTGTTGCCAGGGGCTATTTTACTATTCAAGACCTGGAAAAAGTGCTGGCGAAGATGCGTTCTTTGCTCTCCGATGGAGGAATTGAACTTACAGGTGTTTACTATTCTCCCTATTATAAAAACGGTATCGTGCCACCTTATAATATTGAACACGAAGACCGCAAACCAGGCATTGGAATGTTCAAAAAGGCATATACCGATTTCCCTTTTCGGATAGAGGGTTCCTGGATGATTGGAGACCGCATCAGTGATATTGGCTTTGGAAAAAATGCTCATCTGAAAAATATACTACTGCTTACAGGCAATGGCGAGAAGGACTTCCTGAATATTCTGGAAAATAAGGATTTGAGACCGGATTTCGTTTGCGAAAATTTATTAACCGCTGCTAAACTGATTAGGGACTATAAGCTGTGA
- a CDS encoding RNA methyltransferase, with protein sequence MKYLAYYTDSKFQTFSLERQIKALDKLIGVLEQNLANQESRIQIIEHILKLSKLIEMPIPEDLQFFLKELNPRLNPHQLLNKIYFYRQGALRKDSQMVIPTQEGKITADLEIRQKARQITVICDNLRSVFNVGSLFRTSECLGIGKIILCGITPTPEHSNMPKTAMGTEKIVAWNYFSKTDEAIASCHQDGLLIYALETVDKAKSVFETVYQFPLAIVIGNEALGIEPSLLELCDEFITLPQLGWKTSLNVGVAAGITLYQILWGGHNG encoded by the coding sequence GTGAAATACCTTGCTTATTATACTGACAGCAAGTTTCAGACATTTAGTTTGGAACGGCAAATAAAAGCTCTGGATAAATTGATTGGAGTTTTGGAGCAAAATTTGGCTAATCAGGAATCCCGCATCCAGATAATTGAACATATCCTGAAATTAAGTAAATTGATAGAGATGCCGATACCGGAGGACTTACAGTTCTTTCTTAAAGAATTAAATCCCCGTTTAAATCCTCATCAGCTATTGAATAAAATCTATTTTTACCGGCAGGGAGCTCTTCGGAAAGATAGTCAAATGGTTATCCCCACGCAAGAGGGAAAAATTACTGCTGATCTTGAAATTCGTCAAAAAGCAAGGCAGATAACCGTTATCTGTGATAATTTACGCTCCGTATTCAATGTCGGCTCTTTGTTTCGGACTTCGGAATGCTTAGGGATAGGAAAAATAATTCTGTGTGGAATAACTCCTACTCCGGAACATAGTAATATGCCAAAAACAGCTATGGGAACAGAAAAAATTGTTGCCTGGAACTATTTTTCCAAAACAGATGAGGCAATAGCTTCCTGCCATCAGGATGGTCTGCTCATTTACGCTCTGGAAACGGTGGACAAGGCAAAAAGCGTATTTGAAACCGTTTATCAATTCCCCCTTGCTATTGTTATCGGAAATGAAGCATTGGGAATTGAACCCTCTCTTTTAGAGCTCTGTGATGAATTTATCACTCTACCTCAATTGGGCTGGAAAACATCTCTAAATGTAGGTGTGGCTGCAGGAATTACACTCTATCAAATTCTTTGGGGAGGTCATAATGGATAA
- a CDS encoding XdhC/CoxI family protein yields MDNIAFYDKLAISLKNHSPLWQASIIESDGSTPAKTGMKLAVSLNEEPFGNLGGGELEHTVVNLIRNDKPKKAAVYSFNLSADGSKAGIATSMLCGGQVQVFIEPLFYTDKLYVIGAGHCGKALGKLACLCGFYVTLIDNRQEIIDNLPADCFHRALQHNYANLDEIIDFNPDCWIVIMTQGHLNDKEVLEQCLRKPFRYLGMIGSKTKASATLAKLKEKGFTEEELSKCHSPVGLPIGSNTPHEIAVSIMAEIISLRNLPDKE; encoded by the coding sequence ATGGATAATATTGCTTTTTATGATAAATTAGCTATCTCACTAAAAAACCATAGTCCTCTGTGGCAGGCAAGCATCATTGAAAGTGATGGCTCTACTCCAGCCAAGACAGGAATGAAATTAGCTGTTTCTTTAAATGAAGAACCCTTTGGCAACCTGGGAGGGGGAGAACTGGAACATACAGTTGTAAATCTAATCCGGAACGATAAACCTAAAAAAGCTGCGGTTTATAGTTTCAACCTCTCCGCCGATGGCTCTAAAGCCGGAATAGCCACTTCTATGCTTTGCGGAGGACAAGTTCAGGTATTTATTGAGCCCCTGTTTTATACCGATAAACTCTATGTGATTGGAGCAGGGCATTGCGGTAAAGCATTAGGAAAATTAGCTTGCCTTTGCGGCTTTTATGTTACTTTGATAGATAATCGCCAGGAAATAATTGATAACCTTCCCGCAGATTGTTTTCATAGAGCTTTACAACACAATTATGCAAACCTGGATGAGATAATTGATTTTAATCCTGACTGCTGGATTGTAATTATGACCCAAGGTCACTTGAATGATAAAGAGGTGCTGGAACAATGCCTGAGAAAACCTTTTCGCTATCTGGGTATGATAGGCAGCAAAACAAAGGCATCCGCTACTCTTGCTAAATTGAAAGAAAAGGGCTTTACTGAAGAAGAACTTTCTAAGTGCCATTCACCTGTTGGTTTACCTATAGGATCAAATACCCCTCACGAAATAGCAGTGAGCATTATGGCAGAAATTATCTCTCTGCGTAATCTCCCTGACAAAGAGTGA
- a CDS encoding NADH-dependent [FeFe] hydrogenase, group A6 — translation MAKTVNVFIDGQHLEVPDTMTIIEAADKFGIYIPRLCYHPDLPPTGNCGVCVVEIAGNPTPKRACCTPVGEGMKIVTNSQKLRSYRKTVVEMILSNHDVTCPSCAANNKCELQTLANNLGVDSDALPNILVKKPADESSLSIIRDTNKCIGCGRCITVCNEVQTVYALTFAERGIDAHIDTAFSNGMANSPCVNCGQCTVYCPTGALHERNELDAVWEAILDPAKHVIVQEAPSIRVSLGEEFGMPFGSVTPKKMYAALRKIGFDSVMDTNFTADLTIMEEGTECVTKLKAGEKKPLITSCSPGWIKFMETYYPDLADCVSTAKSPMSMFGVLSKTYYAQEKGIDPANIVSVAIMPCTAKKFEARRPELSDSGFQDTDYVLTTREFIRMIKEAGIDFANLPDEEPDEGMSFYTGAGTIFGATGGVMEAAIRSAYFLVTQTDLQNVDITAVRGLEGVKEASVDIPGFGKVNVAVAHGLSNARKVLDRVREGLATKGESPWHFIEIMACPGGCVGGGGQPYGNDIASRARRGLALYEEDRNLPVRMSHHNPEVLKVYEQFLGEPNSKLALKLLHTHYFKRSVFNGQVTSELTHKHG, via the coding sequence ATGGCTAAAACTGTAAATGTCTTTATAGATGGTCAGCATCTGGAAGTTCCGGATACAATGACCATTATAGAAGCCGCGGATAAATTCGGAATTTATATTCCCCGTTTATGCTATCACCCCGATTTACCCCCAACTGGAAATTGCGGGGTCTGCGTTGTGGAAATTGCAGGAAATCCTACACCCAAACGTGCCTGTTGCACTCCAGTTGGAGAAGGAATGAAAATTGTAACCAATTCGCAAAAACTGCGTTCCTACCGAAAAACGGTAGTGGAAATGATTCTTTCCAATCACGATGTAACCTGCCCCAGCTGCGCTGCCAATAATAAATGCGAACTGCAGACCCTGGCAAATAACCTGGGAGTGGATTCCGATGCCTTACCTAATATCTTAGTGAAAAAACCGGCGGATGAATCTAGCTTATCCATTATCCGGGATACTAATAAATGTATCGGATGTGGCCGTTGCATAACTGTTTGTAACGAAGTGCAAACTGTTTATGCTTTAACTTTTGCTGAGCGGGGTATTGATGCACATATTGATACTGCTTTCAGTAACGGGATGGCAAATAGCCCTTGCGTAAATTGTGGTCAGTGCACTGTCTATTGTCCAACCGGTGCCTTGCACGAAAGAAATGAACTGGATGCCGTTTGGGAAGCTATTTTAGACCCTGCTAAGCATGTGATAGTTCAGGAAGCACCTTCCATTCGTGTTTCTTTAGGTGAAGAATTTGGAATGCCCTTTGGTAGCGTAACTCCTAAAAAGATGTATGCAGCCCTGCGAAAAATAGGTTTTGATTCGGTTATGGATACCAATTTTACTGCCGATTTAACTATTATGGAAGAAGGCACGGAATGCGTTACAAAATTGAAAGCAGGAGAAAAGAAACCGCTTATTACATCCTGTTCTCCCGGTTGGATTAAATTTATGGAGACCTACTATCCCGATTTAGCTGATTGTGTTTCTACCGCAAAATCTCCGATGAGTATGTTTGGAGTGCTTTCCAAAACCTATTATGCTCAGGAAAAAGGAATTGATCCTGCTAATATTGTTTCGGTTGCTATTATGCCTTGCACAGCCAAGAAATTTGAAGCCCGGCGTCCGGAATTAAGTGATAGCGGTTTTCAGGATACCGATTATGTTTTAACTACGCGGGAATTTATTCGGATGATTAAAGAAGCGGGAATTGATTTTGCCAACTTACCGGATGAAGAACCGGATGAAGGTATGAGTTTTTATACCGGTGCCGGAACCATTTTTGGAGCCACAGGTGGAGTTATGGAAGCTGCAATTCGTAGTGCTTATTTTCTGGTTACGCAAACTGATTTACAAAATGTGGATATTACAGCAGTGCGTGGACTGGAAGGAGTTAAAGAAGCTTCAGTTGATATTCCCGGTTTTGGTAAAGTTAATGTAGCAGTCGCTCACGGACTTTCCAATGCGCGTAAAGTTTTGGATAGAGTTAGAGAAGGTCTTGCTACCAAAGGTGAATCCCCCTGGCATTTTATTGAAATTATGGCTTGCCCGGGTGGTTGTGTTGGTGGCGGTGGTCAACCTTATGGCAATGATATTGCTTCCAGAGCCAGAAGAGGTTTAGCTTTATATGAAGAAGACCGCAATTTACCTGTCAGAATGTCACATCATAATCCTGAAGTTCTAAAGGTGTATGAGCAGTTCTTGGGTGAACCCAATTCCAAACTTGCCCTTAAACTATTACATACGCATTACTTTAAACGCTCTGTATTCAATGGGCAAGTTACTTCAGAGCTTACCCATAAACACGGATAA
- the nuoF gene encoding NADH-quinone oxidoreductase subunit NuoF, which produces MKFYRSHILVSINEASLAAGVQDFISALRNELAKNDLAEEINILETGPLGFFGKGICLTVYPENINYAEVKSEDIPELVQEHFLKGRPVKRLMLEGAEKFSPKFNYENRIVLRNSGIIDPENIDDYIGAGGYEALEKALTQMQPNDVIAEVKKAGLKGRGGAAFPAGVKWGFTSVLNAPQKYVVVNADEGEPGTFKDRLIMEGDPHQLLEGIMLCARAVGASKAYIYIRGEYKLCIARLEKAIKQDYEYGILGKNIFDSGFNLDIELKIGAGAYVCGEETALIESLEGNRGNPRWKPPFPGVEGLWKAPTVVNNVETLANVPFIIAKGADEYLKYGTKECPGTKVYTILGDVSYPGLCEVDMGTTLRTIINDYAGGMKKGFRFKAALVGGAAGVILPDRLLDVKMDFSSLNQYAAVLGSGAILVLNEHQSIVDLLWSILRFFRHESCGKCSPCKNGTEQLYRLISKIRKGNGTMEDVNLMLNIAETMQQTSFCALGQSPIMAIRSAIENFTDEFIEITKK; this is translated from the coding sequence ATGAAATTCTATCGCAGTCACATCCTTGTCTCTATTAATGAGGCATCCCTTGCAGCTGGCGTTCAGGATTTTATTTCTGCTCTCCGCAATGAATTAGCCAAAAATGATTTAGCGGAAGAAATAAACATTTTGGAAACCGGTCCTCTGGGCTTTTTTGGCAAAGGAATATGCTTAACTGTATATCCCGAGAACATTAATTATGCAGAAGTTAAGAGTGAAGATATTCCGGAGCTTGTGCAGGAACATTTTTTGAAAGGACGCCCTGTAAAACGCCTGATGCTGGAAGGGGCAGAAAAGTTCAGCCCTAAGTTCAATTACGAAAACCGCATTGTTTTACGCAATTCCGGCATTATAGACCCTGAAAATATTGACGATTATATTGGCGCAGGTGGTTATGAAGCTCTGGAAAAAGCATTAACGCAAATGCAACCCAACGATGTTATTGCCGAAGTGAAAAAAGCGGGTTTAAAAGGAAGAGGCGGAGCTGCCTTTCCTGCAGGTGTGAAATGGGGTTTTACTTCTGTTCTGAATGCTCCTCAAAAATATGTAGTTGTTAATGCCGATGAAGGCGAACCCGGAACATTTAAAGACCGGTTAATTATGGAAGGAGACCCGCACCAGTTGCTGGAAGGAATTATGCTTTGCGCTCGCGCGGTTGGTGCCAGTAAAGCATATATCTATATTAGAGGCGAATATAAACTTTGTATAGCGCGTCTGGAAAAGGCAATTAAACAGGATTATGAATATGGCATATTAGGCAAAAACATCTTTGACAGCGGTTTTAACTTGGATATTGAATTGAAAATAGGTGCCGGTGCTTATGTTTGCGGAGAAGAAACAGCTCTGATTGAATCCCTGGAAGGAAATAGAGGAAACCCGCGTTGGAAACCACCTTTTCCAGGAGTGGAAGGACTTTGGAAGGCACCTACAGTGGTAAACAATGTAGAGACCTTGGCAAATGTGCCTTTCATTATTGCCAAGGGTGCGGATGAATATCTTAAATATGGAACTAAAGAATGCCCTGGGACCAAGGTCTATACTATTCTTGGAGATGTTTCCTATCCTGGTCTTTGTGAAGTGGATATGGGAACAACTTTAAGAACTATCATCAATGACTATGCAGGCGGAATGAAAAAAGGTTTTAGGTTCAAAGCAGCTTTAGTTGGTGGAGCGGCAGGAGTTATTTTGCCCGATCGCCTTTTAGATGTAAAAATGGATTTTTCCAGCTTGAATCAATATGCTGCTGTTTTAGGCAGCGGAGCTATCTTAGTTCTCAACGAACACCAAAGTATTGTAGATTTGCTTTGGAGCATTCTGCGTTTCTTCCGGCATGAATCCTGTGGAAAATGTTCTCCCTGTAAAAATGGAACGGAACAGCTTTATCGGCTTATTTCCAAAATCCGCAAAGGAAACGGGACTATGGAAGATGTGAATTTAATGCTAAACATAGCTGAAACTATGCAGCAAACATCTTTCTGTGCGTTAGGTCAATCGCCAATTATGGCTATCCGCAGTGCGATTGAGAATTTTACCGATGAATTCATTGAAATAACTAAAAAGTAA
- the nuoE gene encoding NADH-quinone oxidoreductase subunit NuoE: MIKEICQKYAPHKDNLIQILHDIQDQDPQHYISPEAVDTVAEYLKIPANHIYGVLTFYTMYSTKPRGKNIIRLCESPPCYLKGSDNILRKLKILLGINVGETTKDGIFTLEFTACLGVCGNAPVMMINDDVYGDLTEEKVEDIIAKIRGRK; encoded by the coding sequence ATGATTAAAGAGATTTGTCAGAAATATGCTCCCCATAAGGATAATCTGATTCAGATTCTCCATGATATTCAGGATCAAGACCCTCAGCATTATATTTCTCCTGAGGCAGTTGATACTGTAGCCGAATATCTTAAGATACCTGCTAATCACATCTATGGCGTGCTTACTTTTTACACGATGTATAGCACAAAACCAAGAGGCAAAAACATTATCCGGCTTTGCGAATCACCGCCCTGTTATCTTAAGGGCTCGGATAATATATTGCGTAAGCTGAAAATTCTGCTTGGTATCAATGTTGGTGAAACAACGAAAGATGGTATATTCACTCTGGAATTTACTGCCTGTTTGGGTGTCTGTGGAAATGCACCTGTAATGATGATTAATGATGATGTTTACGGCGACCTAACAGAAGAGAAAGTGGAAGATATCATAGCTAAAATAAGGGGGAGGAAATAA